The Pseudolabrys sp. FHR47 genome contains a region encoding:
- a CDS encoding multicopper oxidase family protein — protein MTFRPTTLSRRRVIAGLGASATLIVLPPSVAVAQPAGDDGFRVLRAKAGTAHLRGPAARPTRIWGYDGLSPGPILRVKQGEELKVRLVNELDQTTAIHWHGLRIDNAMDGVPHLTQRPVAPGESFDYRFTPPDAGTFWYHTHFLSSEQLERGLYGALIVDETTPVNVDRDMTLVLDDWRLTANGDIDPSFGNMHDAMMEGRLGQYATINSQDEFEIKLRTNERMRLRLINAANARIFRLRITDHETRVMAVDGQPCPPEVIADGWLRLGPGARTDLFLDATLKSGATARIVIDNGRGGEFALGTLAYDNSAPLREAPLPAPDALPANPLPTQIDLKSALTIDIPLDGGMGMMMGGGMMGGMGGGMGGGMRGAMGPGRFNGFGLPSQERLWALASISSSGHDGPPLFRVARGRTVMLDFVNRSLMPHAMHVHGHHFRQISNGGMTPYWLDTVIVDPERSERVAFVADNPGKWMLHCHMIEHMATGMAAWFEVT, from the coding sequence ATGACCTTCCGCCCGACGACCCTATCCCGCCGGCGTGTAATCGCCGGACTGGGAGCCAGCGCAACGCTGATTGTCCTGCCGCCCTCTGTGGCTGTTGCGCAGCCGGCCGGAGACGACGGCTTCCGCGTGCTGCGCGCCAAAGCCGGGACGGCGCACTTGCGCGGCCCGGCTGCGCGGCCGACCCGGATTTGGGGCTATGACGGGTTGTCACCCGGGCCAATCCTGCGAGTGAAGCAAGGCGAGGAACTGAAGGTCCGTCTCGTCAATGAGCTCGACCAGACGACCGCGATTCACTGGCATGGCCTTCGTATCGACAATGCGATGGACGGCGTGCCGCACCTGACACAGCGTCCAGTCGCGCCGGGCGAGAGTTTCGATTATCGCTTTACGCCGCCCGATGCGGGCACCTTCTGGTACCACACTCACTTCTTGTCATCCGAGCAGCTCGAGCGCGGCCTGTACGGCGCGCTGATCGTCGACGAAACAACGCCCGTCAATGTCGACCGCGACATGACGCTGGTGCTCGACGACTGGCGGCTGACCGCCAACGGCGACATCGACCCGAGCTTCGGCAACATGCACGACGCCATGATGGAAGGGCGGCTGGGGCAATACGCCACGATCAACAGCCAGGACGAATTCGAGATCAAGCTACGCACCAACGAACGTATGCGCCTGCGCCTCATCAACGCCGCCAATGCCCGCATTTTCCGCCTTCGCATCACGGATCACGAAACGCGCGTGATGGCGGTGGATGGCCAGCCATGCCCGCCGGAAGTGATCGCGGATGGCTGGCTGCGCCTTGGTCCGGGCGCGCGCACCGATCTGTTCCTGGACGCCACACTCAAATCCGGCGCGACCGCGCGCATCGTTATCGACAATGGCCGCGGCGGCGAATTCGCCCTCGGTACGCTTGCCTACGACAATAGCGCGCCGCTGCGCGAGGCGCCGCTGCCGGCGCCGGACGCACTGCCGGCCAATCCGCTGCCGACCCAAATCGATCTGAAGTCCGCGCTCACGATCGACATTCCGCTCGACGGCGGCATGGGCATGATGATGGGGGGCGGCATGATGGGAGGCATGGGAGGTGGAATGGGCGGCGGCATGCGCGGCGCCATGGGACCCGGCCGCTTTAATGGCTTTGGCCTGCCATCGCAGGAACGTCTCTGGGCGCTCGCCAGTATCTCATCGAGTGGACATGACGGCCCGCCGCTGTTCCGCGTCGCGCGCGGCCGCACCGTCATGCTCGATTTCGTGAACCGAAGCCTGATGCCGCACGCCATGCACGTCCACGGTCATCATTTCCGGCAAATATCGAATGGCGGCATGACGCCCTATTGGCTGGACACGGTCATCGTCGACCCCGAGCGCAGCGAGCGTGTCGCTTTCGTCGCCGACAACCCCGGCAAGTGGATGCTGCACTGTCACATGATCGAACATATGGCGACCGGCATGGCCGCCTGGTTCGAGGTGACCTGA
- the tig gene encoding trigger factor, translated as MQVTETLSEGLKREYSVSIPVAELASKVDARIAELKDKIKLNGFRPGKVPVSHIKKMYGRSAMAEVIEASVRDANQKIVTDNNFKLAADPKVTLPTEEADVEKLISGSADLNYTVGIEIVPEIKLGDFKTIKLEKPVAEVAEAEIDEALGRIAKQNTPFADKGEGAKAASGDRVTIDFVGTIDGVAFQGGTGQDIAVDIGSGTFIPGFEEQLIGIAAGENRTVKATFPAAYANAELAGKAAEFAVTAKKIEAPGTVTVDDEFAKQLGLESLAKLRDAVKEQIGRDYQRMSRQKVKRALLDALDKMHKFDLPPTLAEEEFNRVWASVTEELKAENKTFEDENTTEEKAREEYRGIADRRVRLGLVLAEIGDKNKITVGDEELSRAVAERARQFAGQEQRVWDYYRQNPEALASLRAPIYEEKVVDFLLELADVTEKKVSKEELMKEDEEAA; from the coding sequence ATGCAGGTTACTGAGACACTTTCCGAAGGCCTCAAGCGCGAATACAGCGTCAGCATTCCGGTCGCCGAGCTCGCCAGCAAGGTCGATGCCCGCATCGCCGAACTCAAGGACAAGATCAAGCTCAACGGCTTCCGTCCGGGCAAGGTACCGGTCTCGCATATCAAGAAGATGTATGGCCGCTCGGCGATGGCCGAGGTCATCGAGGCTTCGGTGCGCGACGCCAACCAGAAGATCGTGACCGACAACAATTTCAAGCTGGCCGCTGATCCGAAGGTCACGCTGCCGACCGAGGAAGCCGATGTCGAGAAGCTGATCAGCGGTTCGGCCGATCTCAACTATACGGTCGGCATCGAAATCGTGCCCGAGATCAAGCTCGGCGACTTCAAGACCATCAAGCTCGAGAAGCCGGTGGCCGAAGTTGCGGAAGCGGAGATCGATGAGGCGCTCGGCCGCATCGCCAAGCAGAACACCCCGTTCGCCGACAAAGGTGAGGGCGCCAAGGCCGCGAGCGGCGACCGCGTCACCATTGACTTCGTCGGCACCATCGACGGCGTCGCCTTCCAGGGCGGCACCGGTCAGGACATTGCTGTTGATATCGGCTCCGGCACCTTCATTCCGGGCTTTGAGGAGCAACTCATCGGCATCGCCGCCGGCGAGAACCGCACCGTGAAGGCGACGTTCCCGGCCGCTTACGCCAATGCCGAACTCGCCGGCAAGGCCGCCGAGTTCGCTGTCACGGCCAAGAAGATCGAAGCCCCCGGCACCGTCACCGTCGATGACGAATTCGCCAAGCAGCTCGGCCTTGAATCGCTCGCCAAGCTGCGCGACGCGGTGAAGGAACAGATTGGCCGCGACTACCAGCGCATGTCGCGTCAGAAAGTGAAGCGCGCGCTGCTCGACGCGCTCGACAAGATGCACAAGTTCGACCTGCCGCCGACGCTCGCCGAAGAAGAATTCAATCGCGTCTGGGCCTCGGTGACGGAGGAGCTGAAGGCGGAGAACAAGACCTTCGAGGACGAGAACACGACGGAAGAGAAGGCCAGGGAAGAGTATCGCGGCATTGCTGATCGCCGCGTGCGCCTCGGCCTCGTGCTCGCCGAGATCGGCGACAAGAACAAGATCACAGTCGGCGACGAGGAGCTGTCGCGCGCGGTTGCCGAGCGCGCCCGCCAGTTCGCCGGCCAGGAACAGCGCGTGTGGGATTACTACCGCCAGAACCCGGAAGCTCTCGCCTCACTGCGCGCACCGATCTACGAGGAGAAGGTGGTCGACTTCCTGCTCGAGCTCGCCGACGTGACCGAGAAGAAGGTCTCCAAGGAAGAGCTGATGAAGGAAGACGAAGAGGCGG
- a CDS encoding NAD(P)H-hydrate dehydratase yields the protein MNELLTPDEMAQADRLTIAGGTPGLTLMENAGAAAADATAALMPQGRVTVVAGPGNNGGDGFVAARLLAERGHNAKVVLVGDPDRLKGDARAAFERWRGPVEAASPDALNDCDIIIDALFGAGLDRPVEGAARAMIEAMNASGKPIIAVDLPSGINGATGAVMGLAVKATQTVTFFRRKPGHLLFPGRLHCGPVTVADIGIAPSVLDAVQPRTFANGPGLWGAAFPRPRIDGHKYSRGHAVVVSGGLSTTGAARLAARGALRAGAGLVTIASPREALAVNAASNLAIMVRPVDGVAELAEFLGDPRRNAVVLGPGGGVGETMRQQVTATLRSKAGVVLDADALTSFAGDPEPLFAAIKAGVANTVLTPHSGEFARIFNKIIDNSKVNSKLEMARAAARASGAVLLFKGPDTVVAAPDGRASIANNAPPYLATAGAGDVLAGMIAGLLAQGMAGFEAASAAAWLHGEAAAAFGPGLIAEDLPEALPAVYRRLVEGLR from the coding sequence ATGAACGAACTGCTCACACCCGACGAGATGGCGCAGGCCGACCGGCTCACAATTGCTGGCGGCACGCCGGGGCTGACCTTGATGGAGAATGCCGGCGCGGCGGCCGCCGATGCAACGGCGGCGCTGATGCCGCAAGGACGCGTCACGGTTGTTGCCGGGCCAGGCAACAATGGCGGTGATGGCTTCGTCGCGGCGCGATTGCTGGCCGAGCGCGGCCATAACGCGAAGGTCGTTCTGGTCGGCGATCCGGATCGTCTCAAGGGCGACGCGCGCGCCGCGTTCGAGCGCTGGCGCGGACCGGTGGAGGCTGCGTCACCGGATGCACTCAACGACTGCGACATCATCATCGACGCCCTGTTCGGTGCCGGGCTCGATCGTCCGGTGGAAGGCGCCGCGCGGGCGATGATCGAGGCGATGAACGCCAGCGGCAAGCCCATCATCGCCGTCGACCTGCCGAGCGGCATCAATGGTGCGACGGGCGCGGTGATGGGTCTGGCCGTCAAGGCGACGCAGACCGTGACCTTCTTCCGGCGCAAGCCGGGACATCTGCTGTTCCCTGGCCGTCTGCATTGCGGGCCGGTCACAGTCGCCGATATCGGCATTGCGCCGAGCGTGCTCGACGCAGTCCAGCCCAGGACCTTCGCCAACGGGCCGGGGCTCTGGGGTGCGGCATTTCCGCGCCCGCGCATCGATGGTCACAAATACAGCCGCGGCCACGCCGTCGTGGTCTCCGGCGGCCTGTCGACCACCGGCGCCGCGCGGCTGGCGGCGCGCGGGGCGCTACGGGCTGGGGCAGGGCTCGTGACCATCGCCAGCCCCCGCGAGGCGCTCGCAGTCAACGCGGCGAGCAATCTCGCCATCATGGTGCGGCCGGTCGACGGCGTGGCGGAACTGGCCGAATTCCTGGGCGATCCGCGGCGGAACGCCGTGGTGCTGGGACCGGGAGGCGGCGTCGGCGAAACGATGCGGCAACAAGTTACCGCTACACTGCGAAGTAAGGCGGGCGTGGTGTTGGACGCCGACGCGCTGACCAGTTTTGCCGGCGATCCGGAACCTTTGTTTGCAGCCATCAAGGCGGGCGTGGCGAACACTGTGCTCACCCCTCACAGCGGTGAGTTTGCTAGAATATTCAATAAAATAATTGATAATTCTAAAGTTAATTCAAAACTTGAAATGGCGCGGGCCGCCGCGCGCGCCAGTGGTGCCGTCCTGCTTTTTAAGGGGCCGGATACCGTGGTGGCGGCGCCGGACGGCCGGGCATCGATTGCCAACAACGCGCCGCCTTACCTCGCTACCGCCGGCGCCGGCGATGTTCTCGCCGGCATGATTGCCGGTTTGCTGGCCCAAGGCATGGCCGGCTTCGAGGCGGCCAGCGCGGCCGCCTGGCTCCATGGCGAAGCGGCCGCGGCCTTTGGTCCCGGTTTGATCGCCGAGGACCTGCCGGAGGCGCTCCCGGCGGTCTACCGGCGGCTGGTCGAGGGCCTGCGGTAG